The Lagenorhynchus albirostris chromosome 12, mLagAlb1.1, whole genome shotgun sequence nucleotide sequence ATGAAAGATCCCTAAGGTGAAGAACTCTAATATCATAAATATGTTTCCCAAATCTTCCTTTGAGGCTCCACTTACTAGGGTAACAGTGCATTACAGAAGGGAAACCACTAGGCATTTGGGAAATCATCTGGCAACAGTCTGAACAAATACAAACTTCTGAAACCATTGTGATCTACTGGATGAAGTGTATGCTATAGGAATGGATCCATTGTCCAGTTACCTTCCCAGTGAAGAGTTAGAATTGATTTCTTCATTGTCTATGGCAGCATCTCCACATTGGATCCACGATACATAGAAAAAGAGTTATTCTGGCAAGGAGTACCAAATGGTTTGCCAAGGTAAGTCCCACCatcaaaagctttaaaagaaGCAGGGGTATGATTTTTATCACATCTGGACTTAAATGATCTTTGGCGTGTGCAAGAGAAAGATAGGGCTCGAAGAGTGACGGCATTAGGTTCATTAATTTAATCAGATGCTGATTCTAACTGTAGCTGTTGTCAGACAAGTTCTCTTTCTTGGAGCAAATCAGTAGGTAGCTATTAATTTggccagtgttttttttttttttttcttctttattcaagTAAGGAGAGGGCACCTGTAGTGTCAGTTTATCAATAAGCAACATCAAAGATTgtcttctcgggcttccctggtggtgcaatggttgagagtccgcctgccaatgcaggggacacgggttcgtgccccagtccgggaagatcccacatgctgcggagcggctgggcccgtgagccatggccgctgagcctgcgcgtccagagcctgtgctccgcaacaggagaggccacgacagtgagaggcccgcgtgccgcaaaaaaaaaaaaaaaaaagattggcttCTCTTAATGTTCCATTAACTCTCTGAGTGCCAGAATATAATTCTTGATACCAGACTTCGATCATCTCACCATTGTACAGGGCATCATGCTGGTCTAACACATTGATGATGATACATGCTAATAAGACCTGGAGCACAGGTGTCATGAGCTTCTCTGGATACCTGGTAAGATACATCGTGCTGAGAGGTAGAAGATAAATCCTGGGAAAACACAAGATCCTGCCACCTCAGCCAACTTTGTGGTGGTCTAGTCTTTGGTGTATGTTGGAATATCCTGTCCATAGTGAAGAAAAAATTGTGTGCTCTATTCCACCTACAACTAAGGAGGAGCCTGTGTTTGGCGGGCCTCTTTGAATTTTATGTGCGATGCTCAAGCCCATTTATGGGTTGATCCAAATGCTTCTAGATTTAActgggctcagaagaaaagtttcTCCGGCCAATCCAGGTTGCAGTGAAAGTGGGTGTACCATGTGGACCCTTTGAGGAAGATCCAATTGGCTTAGAGTTTTGAGGCAAATCAGGATTCTGTATAAAACCAGGATTTTTGAGCAAACCGTACCCTCTTCAGAAAATACCTGTTCTTTCAACTTACTACTGGGCTGCTTGAGGTAAAAGCAAGTGAAAGAAAATTGTCCTGTTCAAGAGGGTTCTGTGAAGACCTCAGATAGGCTCCCTCCAAGCCTTCTCAAGTTCTCAGAAGGATGGCATGTAAGCAGACATACATAGAAACTCACAGGCAACATATTTCTGATTTCATATAGGGATGTTTTTGAAGTCCTTATGTTATGGTGCATTAGCTCATCCAGCCCACTCTTCAATCCATTATGCGAGTATCCTCAGCCCTTAGCCTAACATAATAGACCAACAAGGAATGAaaagcagagaacatatttgaagaaatactgatttaattaagttaaaaaaaaagacactagcATTTATAATGAGCATCGTTTCcaaataaccatttaaaaatatagtgtATACATCATCAGGGTTCTTGAATTACAAGCAATAGAGACTGATTCTGACTTTGAAGGAAAAAAGGGGGCAGATGTTAGGTAGCTCAAAGGAGGTTTTGGCCAACTGAGCATTCCGTAGGCCAGAAAGGAGGGTGGTATTAGGGATTCAAGCAGCAAGAGCTCAAAACCATCTCCCCCTCTCCCAGAGAAGGGGCATTTCACCAGAgtaagtggtgtgtgtgtgtgtgtgtgtgtgtgtgtgtgtgtgtgtgtgtgtgtgtgtgtgtaaggtagGGGAGGTGCCTGCTCCTATCAGGCTAGGCAGACAACACCAGAAGTGTATCTACTATACATACAAACCGAGCTTTGAATTATCAttacgtgtatatatattttttctatgaaaCCTAGATTTCTCTTATCAGTGCTTCTGATAGGAAAAAGCATTGGTGCATGCTCCTATTGGACCTGTCAAAGTAGGTTCTGAAAAATTATCATCAGAAAGAGCTCCAGAAGCAGTAAAGCATTCATAAACCAGAATTTATTCCCTTTACTTgaattatgtaaataatttttgttCCATGTTCATTAAACTTCTCTCTCTGTGGCTACTTTTGCTCATTTAATCATAGAAAACCCTCTCTGAGTGGCTTAGGCACATATTAGGTGGATGGCATCTATTCCTGTCTCAgttcaaagggaaaaaagttaACGGGGTTACATCTGTTTAGGGCCTGAAAACTTGAGAATGCTAATTATACTTCTTATGGCCTTGGGGAGATTATATGGGAAATTGAACTCTATGCTATGTTGTTTTCAGTCCTGGCAAAGATTGAGAAATGAGTCTTTGGCAATGTCAGCCCTGTTTCTTCCCTTGGTGCATAGGGAAAGTGAGGCCCCAGCTTGAGCCCCAGGCACATGCAAAGCCAGGATTAAAACGTGAATAGGCAAGGTGGGTAAGCAGGCAAGGCAGGCCCACGGCAAGAGCCTTGGTTTGAGGGTCTGAGTTGCGCCGTGACAGGAGACTCATTCCGATGAGCTAAGAAGAGCGCAGGGAAGGACAGAGTGGACCCCGTTCCCAGGCCTCACGGTTAGGAGAGTCGGCTTAGTGCAGGGTCTGCTGTTTGTCACGTCCTGGCCCTGCCCGGACACGTGTCTGCATCCTAGACACAGACTAAAACCAGACACCGGAATGGACGGTTTCATCAAAGATTCTGTAAGTGCCACCAGCACACGCAGGAATTGTGGCGTCTAACATCATCACCAGATGGGGAGTGAAGCATCCCCTCCATGTGGCTAAATTTCAGCACCCAGCTTTGGTGTTCTGAGGGGACCAGGACGTCGGTGGGGTGCTCCCCGGGAGAGGGCAGTAGTAGCTAAAGAGAGAGTGGGAAACCAGAGAAAGCTGCAGAGAGGCAGCTCACGACCTTATGTCCTCCCTTACTGCAGGTGAGACTCCCAGAAATTCCTGGAGAGGGGTAGCAAGAGCTACTTAAATAGGAGCTATTATCGTTAAACTCTCAGTTTGAAGCAGGCAGGTGAAGCTTGTGGAGCTTGAAAGTTTCAGAAGAGATGGCAGTGACATCAGCAAAATGTAGAGCCTGACTTTTGTCCTCTAGGAAGGTGATGGTACAGGGACATCCACAGTGGTCCTCTCCCAAGCTCCTTGCCCCACAGGGCGATGCAAGCTGGAACAGGGACGAAGACCCATGCGCACTACCGGTGGGGCTGCGTGGACAAGAAACCACATCTTGTTCTGTGGAGAAGAACCCAACTAAGAATAGTGGTACATGACCCTTAGTATTGTCAATCAACCGATGTAACAACACGGCGTGGTGTCACCACCATTAGTCAGGATTTggctttatgaaaagaaaaaaccccaaacagggAGTTTAAGTTAAAGTGAGAAACGTGGTAAACACATGCTCTCTCTTTGTTCTGATTTTAAACTTGACTTAGAAAAATGTGGGGTGTCACCTGCATGCTAGCAACATGAAAACGAGAAATGTTATTCATATTTATGAGTTCGGAGCTGCAATTTGACTACTGCCATTAAACTGGGCTTTGGACTCCTTTTTAATCAAATTAGCTTCACTGGTTTAACTGATAGACAGGTTTTTATTAATTAACCATTAAATAGCTTTCAGTTAACACAAGTACATAGAGGTAACATCACAATTGCACTGTTATAAAGTTAAAAGCCTTCTGTGTTTCATTTCCAGGGAAAAATGCTGGAGCTAGGTTCCCCACAGATGATGCTTAACAGCCACTGGTCCTTTTATTTTGGTCTTACTAACAGAAATACTAACTTAGCGAGATTACAAGCATAGGTCTCTTAATAGCTTCCTAGGAGTCAGAACTTTTGCTTTCGATACCAAATAATATCTGGAAAACATGCTCACTTTTGTGTTTTTTGAGAAATTCTAAGAACTGGCCCAGATTCATGTGATAGTCATTCCTTAAGCCATAGTCACCATGGGCCTCAAGAAGTAATTcttcaaaagaatggaaaaggcGCAGGTCCTCCCCGTTTCCTTCGGTTTCGATACTCTCGGCATGCTTACAGGAAATGTGTTTCCAGTTGGGATGCCTAACTGTGTGCTAGAACTCCTCACAGTGCTCTCTGAAGCCTTCCACACAGATTATCCCCGGCTTTCCCGTCATGCAAAATCCTGTCACATCCAACCTTTTCCCGATATCCAAAATCTTCTTTCGTAGGTCCTGCTGATATATATGGTGACTGTAGATCCACATTCGGAGGAATGTGTTCTTCACTGGCTTTGCTTGTGCAGATGGTTCATACACGAGCTTCCTGTTCAGGAAGTAGGAGGCACTGTTGTCCTGCAACCACTGGAtggctgcacacacacacagctcaccTGGATCAAAAGTCCCTATGTAAGAAGTGAGACCTTTGTTGAGAAGGAGCTGCTGTTGTCTGTCAAGTTCGGATGACCATCCAAATAGCTGCAGTGCTGCGTAGGGGTAGCTGTGAGGCATGGTTACTTGCAAGTCAATTTTCAccttaaaatgaaaatcaaatagaTTTAAGTACCGTAAAATCACATAAGCTAGTTTATCCATGGCCACTGCACGCTGCTGATAAATGTCATAGTTACTGCTACTATTACGTGTcagctatgtgccagacactgcacAATTTTACATACATAAATTCCTTCCatgtatgcattcattcattcccataTTCATCCAAcacctaccatgtgtcaggtacCCTATACTGAAATAAAGAAGTGAAGAAGCTAGACACTAGTTCTGCCCTTCATGGAAAGAAGCCGAGAGCCCAGTGAAGGAGACAGAcgttaaacaaataattatacacAGCAAGTATTTCATTGCAAAGGTGAGAAGCATTGCCATAGAAAAGTACAGGGATCCACTGAAAGGTGGAACCAGAGGGATTGCATCCAGTCTGGGGAGCCAGGGAATTCCTCTGAGGGAATGACGCCCAGAGGCTGACTAGGAAGTAGCTAGCACAGCGGTTCTCAAATGCCTGGTCCACTTGTTACTTGGGCTCTGCTAAAGTTGCTGGAGATAATGGATCAGAAGGTGAAGGTaaattcattttcagaatttAGATTTTCTATCTGTATTTGCTTTCAGTGTCATGGTGCCATCAAAGAAACATTCACTCCTTAAAAGCCAGTTTTGCTAAAGACAATATTTAGGTTTGTGAAGATCGTAACATATGTACAAGATAGTCCATACTACAATAGCAACATTGGTAAAAATGGATGAGTGAATAGAATAAAAATGGCAGTAGAAGACTGCAAGATGTGTTTAATAAAAACATTAggcatatttattaaaaaaacactagGCATATTGGTATAAAAggtgtgcatatgtatgtaaaaTTCAAGATCTTTATTGAAAACAACTTACAGGTCATCCCATATTTTGCTGGAATATCCCATATATGCATCTGGAATATTCTCTATTTACTTCCTGGACAGGAAGCTCAGGTTCCAAGTGTTTCCAATATAAACTGGGCACCTGGAAACAATTAAAACCACTCAGGGCACCTACCTTGGGCTCCTCGATCTGGAGTGTAATCACAAATTCGATTTTTGGTGGCAGTGCCTCCCTTGTGCCTTCCAAATATCTCTTTATATTCGTCAGGGCATTGACATCTTCAAGTTTTACTTCTCCTTGGTTAGGAAACATAGAAAACAGCATTTCCATCTCCAGCAGCTGAAGTTGAAGGCATTCGTTCATTGAAGCGGACATGCTGACTTGAAATCAACCTGTCAGGAAAACCGGAAGGGCCCAGGGACACTGGATTTGTCAACGTCGGCGGTGTCCAGAGGAATTTCCCGCAGCTCCCTTTCCGTGGAAGCAGCTTTGCAGGAGCGCTATTACGCGTCGAGAGCTAGGGGCACAAACCGGGACACTTACACTCTTCTGCTTTATCTCCTGGCCCCCAAATCTAGTATACGCGACATCCTCCAAGATACGTCGTTGAAATTCAGATTCCCAGTCCCTTTATCCCCAGCCCCCGCTTCCGATCTGGATCAGGGAATCCGGACTCTCAACAAGTGTTCCGAATTATGCAGTTGCAGGTGGTTGGGCAACCACCACCTGCAGACGCTCTGCAAGCCTGAATTCTGGGAAAGGCGAGGGGCCCAGCCTCCGAATCCCACCCAGGTGTCGGGCTTGGGCGGAGCTGGCCGCTGCGGCGAGGGAAGCCCGCAGTGCCGGCGGGGCGGAGCTCCGCCTCCCCCGGCTCCCAGGTCTCCGGGGCCCCGCCGCGCTCCACGCCAGTTGCCGCCCCTCAGCCCCAGCGCCACGAACTCCTCCCGGGTGGGCCTTTCCGCCTTTCTCGGGAGCCACCCTGGCCCCGGGCGGCATCCTGTGAGTCCGGGCGATTTGGATCCACCTGGCCTCTGCCCCGAGGGGCCCAGGCTTAGTGAGGGGGTCttacaggtaaataaataaaatgaccttTTGTGCGAGCTAGGGCGGTaggatggggaagggggtggggcacGAGAAGGCGCCACAGAATCAGACGTTTGGGAGATGAACCTCGAAAATCGAGAGTGGGATGCGAGAAGCCGGGTGGCACTCACTGGGGCCGGGACCACCTGGTTACAGGCCTCATATCGGGGCTGGTACCCCCCATCCAGGACCACTTGGAAGCCCGGCTTCCCAGGAACGCGGGCCCTGGCGCCCTCTGAGACCCAAATTTGGAGTCAGGGGCTGCGTATCTGCCGGTCGCAGTGCTCTGAGGGCCCGCGACCCTCggccccaacccccgggccaccgCGGGGGCCTCACCCTTCCCAGTCATTCAAAGGAAACAGCCCCAAGCCCTCTCGCAACGCGGATCCGCAGTTTCGCAGGCGCGAGCAGCGCGTAACCGGCAAGGAGGCGGGGCCTGGCCCGCGGACTCTTCCCGCGCTGTGATTGGCTGAGGGGCGGGACAACGGGCCGGAAGCCACGGAGGGCCACGTTTGCGGATGACGACCTTTCTGGTCTGGTTCTTGTCTAGTGCGGTTCCCCCTGCCGCCGCGAGGGAGGTGGTCCGCGCTGTAGAGGTGAGGGGGGGGGTGTCTCCCGGCAGAGGTGAGCGGGGTCCCGAGGCTTGGCGGCGAGAAGGAGACCTTCCGGTCCGCAGGGGTTCGGCCGACCGCCAGGCTAGCGGGCCGGCTAGCGGACTGACTCGCGGGCCGCGCGGGACACACCTACTCGCCACTGCGGCTCGGGAGCGGGCTGGAGGCGCGGGCCCGAGGGTCTCGAGCTGGGAAAGGGGTCTCGTCCATCACCTAGGTGGGGACCTCAGGGCTGGGTGCCAGGAAACGTGGGGCGATtcgggggctgggaggagaggggaactAACCAGGTGCTAAAGACTGGGGGGAAGGGGGCCTTTCTTAGCTTTTTTATAGTGGACAGTTTGGACTTGAGAATACTTTCAATAAAAGCCCCTCACATGCTCGTTGAAAGTAGTTTTAGGACCTAGAACGCATGAAAGGGTGGAAACATTTTACCttgactctttatttttttgactcttttttttttttttaagacttttggaCGTAACAGCTCGTTTACGCCCTTAGAAATAACCAAGATGCATTGACGACTGGTCACTTTTTAATACAACGTCTTCATGCATGTGAACTAGATTTGATCGCTCTAGGCCAATCTAAATTAGCGTCCTGAATGCCAGCTTTTTCCAACTGgacaaaaggaaacatttaacTTTTGTTCATTGACGCAGTGAAGGACAGTAAAGAAAACAAGAGTTGGAAGCCCCAAGTTCCACTTAAAGTTAGAGTATCCCAGAGAAGGAAGTACTAGCGGGCTAAGGGCtgatgtttgattttttaaatgaaaggtaaAAGGAAGATGTTGCTAGTTTCCGAGCTTAATTTAGAAGGGTGTCCTGAGCCTCCCTTACGAAAATACAAAAATCCACTGCAAGGTGTGTTGGGAGGTCTGGGCAGTCTTGGAGAGGAGGCTTTTgccctttgcttttcctttgggAATAGGTCTCTGTAGCCTGGGAGGAATAGCAGAAGAACTGCATAGATTTCCCAGATATTTTGTATATGCAGCCCCAGTCCACTGGAGAATGTGACCTTCGGCCTCAGTCTGTCAGCAGCTTCCCATGTAAAATTTAGGTTGTTTAACTGATACCCAGAATTAAGtgttcccatttgtaaaatgatacGGTCCCTTGTAGGATTCTCTGAATCTAGGTGTAGAATCTTCATTTTAGTTGGGAATGGACCATTTTAAGTTTGCCTTGGGTCCAGGAATTGTTGGGGACAGTCTCATGTCTGTCCTGAAGTGAACAGTACAGTTAATGCTAACCTCCGGGACTTATTCTACCATTTTTTTCCGCTCTCAAACATAGGATTTGGGGGGAGGTTCAGAATGAGGCAGATCTATTAGTTTGGGGTGGCAGTTTTTGAACCAGATGGTCCTTGAAAGATTTCTTATGCCTGAAAAATACTCCTTAATTTTGTAGACATGGATTTAGATGCTGTTACAAAGCAGTCAGCATTACATGCCAAGCCTGATGGACTCACTCTTCAATATGGGACTGCTGGATTTCGAACGAAAGCAGAACACCTTGATCATGTCATGTTTCGAATGGGATTATTAGCTGTCCTGAGGTCAAAACAGACCAAATCTACTATAGGAGTCATGGTAACAGCATCACACAATCCTGAGGTAATGCATTTAGTGCTCCGATAAAGCAGATGTTTATTTGCAAGACCAAACCTTAGTTTCTGAGGACTTTGACCCAAAGTACAAATTCTAATTCTAGGAATGTGCCTTCTCATTGCCATGTGCCTTTACTTTTAAAACAACTCTTTTCTTAACAAGTGTTCATTTAGCTCATGACTCTTTAAAGGGTGTGGAGAGAGTGAAAGGAGATGGTCATTTTTTGGAGTGTGTCCATATTGAGAAGTGACAGAATGTCCTTCCAAGTTAGTTGTATTGAGACAGCATCAGTAGTAAAAAGTGTTGCCTCTGTTAATTTAGCAGAGATTAAAGAGATTGGAGgcaagctgggggaggggagagggcaaaCATTTGAAAAGACTTAGCACAGTTTGAAAGTTTTCACACAGCTTTTCTCTAGCTAGGGAATAGTTTCCCGTTCTGAGTGAACAGCCAAACACGTGGCTCCAGGGATCCAAAGGTGAGCCCTGGGCAGAATACTGATGAGGCCTGATGGGTCTAGTGTTTATGACAATTAAGTTTCTAAAGTATTCCTTTTGAGACAATTTAACCATCATATTCTGTACTGGCCTATAACTGATATGTGGCTTAAATAATATGCTTCTGTTTGGTTGCTAGGACATGAGACTTTTGCCTTTGTAGCTAAATCAGCAGCAAGTTAAAGCTCTGTGGGTTAGTGAAGGATTGTAacctcctcccttcccaccccaaaACAAGAGGATGTTGCTTATTCAGCTTCTAAATGTGGATCACTCTGAAGGTGTAAGTGTCTGAATGGCTAAATCACCTTAATTGCTTAATGATTTGTAGACAGAACCCCAGATTTATTGTTAATTTCAGAAGCACTGCTTAAAACAATTCTGAGCTGTTTCCTTCCTTTGACATTCACTCTGaactacactttttttctttccagaaatttGAGCAGACCAGAATTAGGCGTCAGTTTTCAGCTTCTGTACCACCCACTGGTTGACATGCTGGCCAGTGTGTTCTTTGAGTCCAGCCATAGTGAGAAGGATCTCCAGGTGTCCTGGGTCTGCTACAGTTGTGCCTCATCAGTTAATTGATGGCGAATGCTCAGATGACAGCCTTTTAAAACAGCTAGTGTGGCACAGTGGCTGTTGGATTTAAGAGTCAGATGGACTTGATGTTTTAATATCAGAACTGACACTAGCTGTATGAACATAAGCAGAGTACTtgctctgaatctcagttttctcaaagtGAGATTGGAGTAACCATCGGATTATTAGTTAGATGGATAACATGTGTTGTGAGGATTTACTGAGGTGATGTATGTACAACAcctggcccagtgcctggcctTCAGTAGTGGTCACCGGGGAAACTGCCTGGCCAACACTGTCTTTTGTTGGGGGAAAAGCAGCTTGGGTTTACTTCCTCACGTCACCCTCACAACTGCACAGATgacttattatttgtttttctttcaaggaaGACAATGGTGTAAAATTGGTTGATCCTTTGGGTGAAATGTTGGCACCGTCCTGGGAGGAGCATGCTACCTGTTTGGCCAACGCTGAGGAACAAGATTTGCCGAGAGTGTTGGTGGACATTGGCGAGAAAGCAGCTGTGAATCTGCACCAAGATGCCTTCGTGGTGATTGGTAGAGATACCAGGTGACCATCAGAGCTACTGGTGAAAGCTGCTTGGGAACACCACATAGATGGTTGCATCTGTTTTAGCGCCCAGGACAAATCAAAAAAGTCGAGGAAAGTGGAACTGCCCTGAGAGGCTTCTCCACGTCCTGGTCTTTTCAGTAGGATGTAGGAGCTCAGTCACTACTGCAGGTTGGGCTTTGGAGTCTGAGCCCCAACTCTCACACTTACTGTATGGGTTGAGTAGGTCACTTAAGCTTTTGGAGCTTACCTTTACTCACCTGTACAATGTTGATGATGAGCCTACATCATGCAGTCCTTCCTG carries:
- the RWDD2A gene encoding LOW QUALITY PROTEIN: RWD domain-containing protein 2A (The sequence of the model RefSeq protein was modified relative to this genomic sequence to represent the inferred CDS: substituted 1 base at 1 genomic stop codon); translation: MSASMNECLQLQLLEMEMLFSMFPNQGEVKLEDVNALTNIKRYLEGTREALPPKIEFVITLQIEEPKVKIDLQVTMPHSYPYAALQLFGWSSELDRQQQLLLNKGLTSYIGTFDPGELCVCAAIQWLQDNSASYFLNRKLVYEPSAQAKPVKNTFLRMWIYSHHIYQQDLRKKILDIGKRLDVTGFCMTGKPGIICVEGFREHCEEFXHTVRHPNWKHISCKHAESIETEGNGEDLRLFHSFEELLLEAHGDYGLRNDYHMNLGQFLEFLKKHKSEHVFQILFGIESKSSDS